From the genome of Flavobacterium luteolum, one region includes:
- the rplS gene encoding 50S ribosomal protein L19, with product MADLLKFVQDEFVAKKDFPDFGAGDTITVFYEIKEGEKTRTQFFKGVVIQRRGSGVTETFTIRKMSGSVGVERIFPVNLPALQKIEINKKGAVRRARIFYFRQLTGKKAKIKDKRR from the coding sequence ATGGCAGATTTATTAAAATTCGTTCAAGACGAATTCGTTGCTAAAAAAGATTTCCCAGATTTCGGAGCTGGAGACACAATCACTGTTTTCTACGAAATTAAAGAGGGTGAAAAAACAAGAACTCAGTTTTTTAAAGGAGTTGTTATTCAAAGAAGAGGTTCTGGTGTTACAGAAACTTTTACTATTCGTAAAATGTCTGGATCTGTTGGTGTTGAGCGTATCTTCCCAGTAAACTTACCAGCTTTACAAAAAATTGAAATCAACAAGAAAGGTGCTGTACGTAGAGCTAGAATTTTCTACTTCAGACAACTTACTGGTAAAAAAGCTAAGATTAAAGATAAAAGAAGATAA